In the Plasmodium sp. gorilla clade G2 genome assembly, chromosome: 12 genome, TAGATATGAAGAAGATCAAGCTAGTTATCAATATGATAAAGATCATGTAAGTGATAGAGATGAAATTAAACaagatgataattatataagtgACAGAGAGGAAATTAAACAAGATGATAGTTTTGTAGGAGACAAAGAACAAATTTTTGAAGATGATAACTATGTAAGTGAGAGAGAGGAAATTAAAGAAGATAATTATGTAAGTGACAGAGAGGTAATTAAAGAAGATGATAATTATGTAAGTGACAGAGAGGAAATTaaagatgataattatataagtgACAGAGAACAAGTTATTCaggatgataattatataagtgACAGAGAACAAGTTATTCaggatgataattatataagtgACAGAGAACAAGTTATTCaggatgataattatataagtgATAGAGAACAAGTTATTCaggatgataattatataagtgACAGGGAACAAGTTATTCaggatgataattatataagtgACAGAGAACAAGTTATTCaggatgataattatataagtgACAGGGAACAAGTTATTCaggatgataattatataagtgATAGAGAAtcagataaagaaaataataattatgtttatgaaaatgatgaaagTATAAAAGATGACAAAAGTATAAACGAAAAAGACTCAATTATTCATTATGATGAAGAaggaataattaaaaataaagagattactgaatatataaaagatgaaaatagtgatatacaaatatcagaaaatgatataatagataataatgaaaatgaaatgatagataataatgaaaatgaaatgataaataataatagtaaagtagaaaataatacaagCATGACAGAATATGAGGATGTTATAGATATGGATTACAAATCCCcagaaaatttatttatgtttgatcaagaatataatattaatgaagcTCATAAGgaagaaattaataataatgataataataatgaaaatgataagaGTGAGTCTGGAATGGTTGAACAAGATGTTAGTAATGAAGAATATAGAGAAGATGATGAAAAGAATACagatgaaataaaagaagatgATAAAAACAGTATAGATGAAGTAAGAGAAGATGATGAAAACAATATAGATGAAGTAAGAGAAGATGATGAAAACTATACagatgaaataaaagaagatgatgaaaaCAATACagatgaaataaaagaagatgatgaaCAAAATACAGATGAATTAAATGACATgaaagatgaaaataatgatgaaggAGAAGACAATCaagaattaaatgaaaatttagAAAGTTCAGATGTACAAAAAGATGATGAAGCTTTGAATGCTGAGGATTCACCTGAAGAAGAAAAACGCACAAATGTTAAAAGAGAATCTATTTCTTTTCGTGATAAAAAGAATGAAGGTTCaactgaaaaaaaaattgaaactAAAAAAGGTGGTTTACTTATGGGTattatgaaaagaaaaagatttaTGTCAAAAGATCCAAAAAAGaagtcataaaaaaaatacataaatatatatatatatatatatatgaatatatttatatatgttacacatttaatataatcacataattatatttttttaattttaatttaatttttttttttttttttttaattaaatatatattattatttgtgcTTATTTTAGCcacaattttttattattttcaattttaatAAACCATTTTTAATtgcttaaaaaaaaaaaaattaaaatataaaacaatttcTTATAATATCCAAGGTATTATTTGTTGTCCAGTTTAAGTGAacattcaaataaaaatatatatatatatatatatatatatttgcatttattcttttttttttttttttttttgcatgtTGTTTAATGTATTGTAGTATGTTCATTATGAAGTCGCGACCAGTccattatttgaaaaaaaaaaaaaaaaaaaaaagacatatATACACATGAAGAAATAATGATGTATTCGAAAGAGGCATATTTCAattatttatgaaaaaataaaatatatatatatatatatatcttcttatttatattattgccTTTTTGCATGTTATAAATTGTgtggaaaaaaattaaacaaaattattaacaCCTTATGagaaagggaaaaaaaaaaaaaaaaaaaaaaaaagtgacattatatatatatatatttatttattttaaataatgagaattatatttatttatgacaAAGAAGaggaaattaaatatttttataaaaatttacagCTGACAATTTTGTACATTTGAATGagactttcttttttttttaatgcaatctttttaaataaagcacaacataagaaaaaaaaaaataaaaatataaaaaaataaatatatatgtatatatataattaatggaacatatatttatgtataactcttttttaaaaaaaaacaaaaaaaaaaaatcaacttatattacataatatatatatatatatatatatatatatatatgtgctaATTGTGTATGTATATCTTTtaagtatattatattacaacttttaattatatattttttgtttcgAAAATATGGCACTTTTTTTTACCGATTTACCAAACTTCAGTTTGAGGTTTTTATCAATGATATCAGGTATGGCTAGCTgtctttattaatatatatacaaatacatacatacacacacatatatatatatatatatatatatatttatttatttattttttgttggggatataataataaacaatatgGGTATATACATACCCAAATGATGtttcattataaaattacacatatgtataatacatatatatatatatatatatatataattttttaattttaggCACTTTAATGATTATAGCCggaatattaaatatttttaatttatttcagACTGtcgtaaatatatatgtcattTGTTCAGGAATATTACTAATCCTTTGTGATGTGAAAACGTTTCGATTTTATCGATTTATTGAATTCTTATTTACAGTAATTGGAAGAAGTCTTTTTATACTTATTATTGGCTctattataatacataaaggaattttaaatttattaattggACTAGTTCTTATTTGTATAtcttttatgtatataactCTGGGTTATTATAATGGAATACCTCAACCTTTAAtggatacaaaaaaaattccgAACAATTATTTTGATGCCAAAAATAATGGTATGAGTACCTGTTCTATGGATACAACAAATGAGTATAAttcaaattaaatatatgttttttcaaaaaaaaaaaaaaaaaaaaaaaaaaacacacatAAACAGAACAAACGACaactaaaaaatatatatatatgtataagtatatatatatatatatatatatatttttatatatgtatacatttcAGACCCTTTTGAAAAGTGCTTaaactttttcttttttatctcttcatttttttttttttttttttttttttttttgtaattttctCTTAGAGTTTAAATGTTTATCTTGATagagatataaaaatatatacaagtATATTTTAAgtgtataattaatatatacatatctaTGTTTTCACCTTGCCTTTATggatataaagaaataatttttatttccaacattttattttgttattaccctattaattatataaatatatatatatatatatatattatatatatatacatatttcttttttttcttttttttttgtacatattttaaattgtttatgtatttattcctttaatgcttttttttctttataaattTTCAAAAACGTGTTTTAAACGAACGTAAATTAAAGTTGTttcattaataaataaatatataaagtcatgtaatataatatattcatatatattttattctataaatatattaaaatatatgtacacaatcaatattatattcattttctaCATCATGGTTtgttatttgttatattatctGTCCATATATAGAGATACATATAAGACattttacattttaaaatgaaatgattaaattaaaaatattatgctTCATCAATATggtaattaatatatgtatcatatgtatatttttgtagTTAAGCAAAAGGTACATATTtcttaaaaagaaaaataaaaggtATATAATCACGTATATTATTACCccttccaaaaaaaaaaaataagataaaaaaaaaaaattaatatgaaaattaataaaaaagtagaaaaaatatataaatataaatatatatatatacaaggGTGTATATCAACCTATCTTATTTTATggcattatatatatatatatatatatgtatgtatgtatgtatttatttatttatttttattatttttactatttatttttttctaaaaattTGGTACAGAAAAGTCAGATTTTTTTTCGTTAGCTTCACACCAAGCTTTGGCTATGGTTCTTTTCATATCACTATCTCCCTCTTGATATAATTGTTTCATCATATTCATTAACATAGCTGATGGTTCTGTTTGTTCATCCATACGTGGAGGTTTTATTTTAGACATTGGTGATTCTTTAAAATGTAGATTATCCCAGTGTTTGTTTTCTTGTTTTGTGCTTATTTTAGCcacaatttttattattttcaattttaatAAACCATTTTAATtgcttaaaaaaaaaaaaattaaaatataaacaatttcTTATAATATCCAAGGTATTATTTGTTGTCCAGTTTAAGTGAacattcaaataaaaatatatatatatatatatatatatatatatattatatatatttttttttttttttttttttgcatgtTGTTTAATGTATTGTAGTATGTTCATTATGAAGTCGCGACCAGTccattatttgaaaaaaaaaaaaaaaaaaaagacatatATACACATGAAGAAATAATGATGTATTCGAAAGAGGCATATTGTCAattatttatgaaaaaataaatatatatatatatatatatatatatatgaagaggAACATGTAAGTGAAGGACATGTAGAGGAACATGTAAGTGATAGATATGAAGAGGAACATTTTAGTGAAGGACATGTAGAGGAACATGTAAGTGATAGATATGAAGAGGAACATTTTAGTGAAGGACATGTAGATGAAATTTTAGTGAAGGACATGTAGATGAACATTTTAGTGAAGGACATGTAGATGAACATTTAGTGAAGGACATGTAGATGAACATGTAAGTGAAGGACATGTAGAGGAACATGTAAGTGATAGATATGAAGAACCTGTAAGTGATGAACATGTAGAGGGACCTATAAGTGAAGGATATGTAGATGAACATGTAAGTGATAGATATGAAGAACCAGTAAGTGATGAACATGTAGAGGGACCTGTAATTGAAGGACATGTCGATGAACATGTAAGTGATAGATATGAAGAACCAGTAAGTGATGAACATGTAGAGGGACCTGTAAGTGAAGGACATGTAGAGGGACCTGTAAGTGAAGGACATGTAGAGGAACAGGTAAGTGGATAGATATGAAGAAGAACATGTAAGTGATGAACATGTAGAGGGACCTATAAGTGAAGGACATGTAGAGGAACATGTAAGTGATAGATATGAAGAACCAATAAGTGATGAACATATGGAGGGACCTGTAAGTGAAGGACATGTCTATGAACATGTAAGTGATAGATATGAAGAACCTGTAAGTGATGAACATGTAGAGGGACCTGTAGAGGAACAGGTAAGTGATAGATATGAAGAAGAACCTGTAAGTGATAGATATGAAGAAGAACATGTAAGTGATAGATATGAAGAAGATCAAGCTAGTTATCAATATGATAAAGATCATGTAAGTGATAGAGATGAAATTAAACaagatgataattatataagtgACAGAGAGGAAATTAAACAAGATGATAGTTTTGTAGGAGACAAAGAACAAATTTTTGAAGATGATAACTATGTAAGTGAGAGAGAGGAAATTAAAGAAGATAATTATGTAAGTGACAGAGAGGTAATTAAAGAAGATGATAATTATGTAAGTGACAGAGAGGAAATTaaagatgataattatataagtgACAGAGAGGAAATTaaagatgataattatataagtgACAGAGAACAAGTTATTCaggatgataattatataagtgACAGAGAACAAGTTATTCaggatgataattatataagtgATAGAGAACAAGTTATTCaggatgataattatataagtgATAGGGAACAAGTTATTCaggatgataattatataagtgACAGAGAACAAGTTATTCaggatgataattatataagtgATAGGGAACAAGTTATTCaggatgataattatataagtgATAGGGAACAAGTTATTCaggatgataattatataagtgACAGAGAAtcagataaagaaaataataattatgtttatgaaaatgatgaaataataaaagatgaCAAAAGTATAAACGAAAAAGACTCAATTATTCATTATGATGAAGAaggaataattaaaaataaagagattactgaatatataaaagatgaaaatagtgatatacaaatatcagaaaatgatataatagataataatgaaaatgaaatgatagataataatgaaaatgaaatgataaataataatagtaaagtagaaaataatacaagCATGACAGAATATGAGGATGTTATAGATATGGATTACAAATCCCcagaaaatttatttatgtttgatcaagaatataatattaatgaagcTCATAAGgaagaaattaataataatgataataataatgaaaatgataagaGTGAGTCTGGAATGGTTGAACAAGATGTTAGTAATGAAGAATATAGAGAAGATGATGAAAAGAATACagatgaaataaaagaagatgATAAAAACAGTATAGATGAAGTAAGAGAAGATGATGAAAACAATATAGATGAAGTAAGAGAAGATGATGAAAACAATATAGATGAAGTAAGAGAAGATGATGAAAACTATACagatgaaataaaagaagatgatgaaaaCAATACagatgaaataaaagaagatgatgaaCAAAATACAGATGAATTAAATGACATgaaagatgaaaataatgatgaaggAGAAGACAATCaagaattaaatgaaaatttagAAAGTTCAGATGTACAAAAAGATGATGAAGCTTTGAATGCTGAGGATTCACCTGAAGAAGAAAAACGCACAAATGTTAAAAGAGAATCTATTTCTTTTCGTGATAAAAAGAATGAAGGTTCaactgaaaaaaaaattgaaactAAAAAAGGTGGTTTACTTATGGGTattatgaaaagaaaaagatttaTGTCAAAAGATCCAAAAAAGaagtcataaaaaaaatacataaatatataaatatatatatatatgaatatatttatatatgttacacatttaatataatcacataattatatttttttaattttaatttaatttttttttttttttttttaattaaatatatattattatttgtgcTTATTTTAGCcacaattttttattattttcaattttaatAAACCATTTTTAATtgcttaaaaaaaaaaaaattaaaatataaaacaatttcTTATAATATCCAAGGTATTATTTGTTGTCCAGTTTAAGTGAac is a window encoding:
- a CDS encoding COPI associated protein,putative, producing MALFFTDLPNFSLRFLSMISGTLMIIAGILNIFNLFQTVVNIYVICSGILLILCDVKTFRFYRFIEFLFTVIGRSLFILIIGSIIIHKGILNLLIGLVLICISFMYITLGYYNGIPQPLMDTKKIPNNYFDAKNNGMSTCSMDTTNEYNSN